The genomic region GAGGTTGCGATTTCTGAACCTATGGTGGCTCAAGGGATTAAACCACGTGTTGAATTTTTAAAATTGCAACGTGAATATAGTGATGTGAATGAACGTTACAACAGTGTACGAGCTTCTATTCCAAGACTCCGTTCAGCTATCAATGAGATTAGCAGCAAAATGCGTGAAGCACGTTCTGAATACGTCACCAAAGCACGAATTGATTTAAATGCGGCAGTTACGGAAAATCAACGTGTAGGTGCTGAAAGCTCAGCGCTTGCTGATCAAGTAACGCGTACGGTGATTAAATCACCTATTAACGGTATTGTTCAAAAAATCTTCGTCAATACTGTAGGTGGTGTCATTAAACCGGGTGATAATTTAATTGAGATTGTTCCAACTGAAGGTGGATTACTGATCGAAGCTAAAGTAAAACCTTCGGATATTGCATTTATCTATCCTGGGCAAAAAGCAGTAGTCAAAGTGACTGCGTATGATTTTTCAATATATGGTTCACTTAACGGAGTTGTTTCAACGATTAGTCCCGATACTGAAACCGATCAAAAACAAAATGTCTATTATATTGTTCGTGTTCAAACTAACAAAAAATATTTAGGTACAAAAGAAAAGCCTTTGAAAATTATCCCTGGTATGATGGTCAATGTTGATGTTATTACGGGTCAAAAAACTGTATTAGAATATATTTTAAAGCCATTGCTAAAAGCTAAACAATACACTTTTTCGGAGCGATAATTATGAAACTTTATCTTGTGACATCTTCTGAAAGTATCATGAACCATTGGTCCAAAGCATTAAAAAAATATCATCCTATGAAAATTCATTCTATGAATGAATTAAATTGTTCTACGATAAAGGGAATTATATTGTGTCAGGATACGGATATAGATGAAACTAAACTACATGATTTACTCAATAATTCTGAATCAAGATTAATGATTTTTTCGATGCTACCAGATTTTTTAAAAGCACAGCAATATCTTAGTAAAGG from Sulfuricurvum sp. harbors:
- a CDS encoding HlyD family type I secretion periplasmic adaptor subunit yields the protein MTPKKKYNFDANDYQFMRSLSAAVLEDTPHRLRSVLIFWLITVFIFFLWAALAPIDELVRGEGKVIPGGENQMIQHLEGGMLSAILVKEGQRVKSNDVLLKVDNLKSSSTYESSQYKSAELRARIVRLRAESTGGPFSPSDKDMQEIPMQIMQERSLFASNKDKLQSQLDSLQDLYQQKQGELSEAQGHINEQKHALELIKEEVAISEPMVAQGIKPRVEFLKLQREYSDVNERYNSVRASIPRLRSAINEISSKMREARSEYVTKARIDLNAAVTENQRVGAESSALADQVTRTVIKSPINGIVQKIFVNTVGGVIKPGDNLIEIVPTEGGLLIEAKVKPSDIAFIYPGQKAVVKVTAYDFSIYGSLNGVVSTISPDTETDQKQNVYYIVRVQTNKKYLGTKEKPLKIIPGMMVNVDVITGQKTVLEYILKPLLKAKQYTFSER